CTGTTTTTTCAAACAAAAAAGAGAGCCTATTCAAGCTCTCTTCTAATCTGATTTTACTTAACTTTCTATTTTACTCGAACTAAATAAAATTTATTTTTTTCTGGTTTTCCATCTTCATCTAAATCTCTTTCATCTGAAATCACAACCAACTCTTTGTCTGTTAATTTTAAAATTTGACCTTCTTCATCACCTATTATTACTCTATTGCCCTCCAATTTATATTTAACTGAGGCTACAGAATCTATTTTACATTCTCCTTCACGAAAATTATAGTTTCTTTCTATACGCTCTCCTCCCTTAGTAAATTCTACATATGATTTTTTTCGACAAATATCATATTTTGGATACTTTGTAAAATCCTTGATTTCAACATTCCCTTTCTTAGAATAAATAACATCCATTCTTGAATTATGCCATTTTCCAATAATAAGTGTGGCATAATCTTTCTCTGGGTTCGGTTTGGGTGGTTGTGGACTATCATCGCTACTACCACAAGCTGTGAACAAGGCTCCTGCCATTGTGGCTAATAATAATTTTTTCATATTACTTTATATTTTAACATTTAATTCCGCAATATACAAAAAAATTAAAAAAGAGAGCTTTTTCCAAGCTCTCTTCTAAATTCTAATTAAATGCGAATTACAAAATAAATTCGTTTAATTTCTTTTTAATAATATCTAGGCTTAAATTATGAATACTTCCTTCATGGCTAGTTTTAAACTCTTTGTGTGGCTCGTAGCTGCCGTCTTCCACAGAAAGTCCTACATTTTTGTATGCATCTCTAAAAGGTGTTCCCGTTTGGATCATGTGGTTGATGTTTTCTACCGTGTAAATGCTGTCGTATTTT
This Ornithobacterium rhinotracheale DNA region includes the following protein-coding sequences:
- a CDS encoding lipocalin family protein, with protein sequence MKKLLLATMAGALFTACGSSDDSPQPPKPNPEKDYATLIIGKWHNSRMDVIYSKKGNVEIKDFTKYPKYDICRKKSYVEFTKGGERIERNYNFREGECKIDSVASVKYKLEGNRVIIGDEEGQILKLTDKELVVISDERDLDEDGKPEKNKFYLVRVK